In one window of Nakamurella alba DNA:
- a CDS encoding RNase A-like domain-containing protein: MGDPFVLGGSPAEIRASAAGWSSFAGATSTAAADIRRLDATEFAGDEGDLYRERMDADLPPRLETTAQAWTLVAGALSGYADRLEEFQGRLTGLVADRDAQQALVGAAEADVASATAADSAAAAADAADPPGSDAPYVSGTPAATADLESSRAVLQQTIDAANGVQAEHSLAVQTCVSEIRKAQDLRFEEPPGWFESLCDSVSDWVRERIDAIKGLSSLLKTISGIAGVLALIPIFTPIAGPIALATGAAAVAMDVGVKVTTGEGSWSQIGLDALGLVPGVRAAKAVMAADVAVTGYQVATGEASLADLAMVVGLGALGARGGSKAGGTGGSGAAKSGGPRATSGGAGAGSAPAGSAPAGSAAAGGRAGDAGLGSASTRMPLRGRTCASDPIDVVTGEMVMHHVDLELPSVLPLVLVRTHLSSYRWGGGFGQSWASTLDQRLLPQPGDDMVLLTEDGSALLFEGAAALPASGVVVARWGSRRWELRRDGTGWQVLDPVEYITRWFGENLLLHAITDVVGNRIDFRRTSAGLVYEISHSGGYQVLVASAHGRYEWIGLIDPDSPGGMVDVVRFQHVAEGVSGIVNSSGLPLKLSYDAACRVTGWEDRNGVWYAYVYDEESRCVRTSGREQLLSYGFSYGLGRTTVTDSTGAVSLHEYNEDGQVVRTVDPIGRTRSALYDSFDRVVTETDPLGRTVQYVRDSQGRLLERIEVDGSQVRIERDGHGRPARLTDQDGRVTTFEHDDLGNLLVETGPGDEVTRRTYRSTGVPATETDALGAVTVFDSDAAGRLTGITAPTGEVTRFELDAFGRTRRTVLPDGGAEIRSWTVEGRLAALFGPDGSVRRSRWDAEGNLVEEIDEVGAVTRWTIGMLDLPVSRTDPDGAVFRFEYDTELRLTGVVNPEGLRWSYEYDPAGQVVAETDFNGRRCTFAYDELGEPVLRRNASGQEVRFERDELGRISAKSTDQDTIRFEWNGRGDLMEAAGEHTSTLIGHDGDLAVELTDGMELLVGFDAVGAVSARRLPSGRETFWTYDPAGRVAALCTGGIDVTYSYDRAGRSIRRDFTGGLTVVDELDAVGDLVAQRAGSRDPAPGGGAAGPCGVASDVDGPVPAGSEVFRQPAFASEVPLDDGLPAGGNAEIRDLRIRRLADGTMIGSSDRSGSRSWELDPGGRVAVVGGPSGRERYGYDPSGNVVTADLDGVTERRTYDGTLLTRAGDVGYSYDADGRLISKRDVRTGESTHFVWDADDQLIRVDLPDGTSWFYSYDCMFRRRRKEHRTADGTVLEVVRFAWDEFRLMEEIREDGVTGWEYDDWTPILQHETGPGGEQLFAVLTDLAGSPTALVTVDGREVVWSSDPTLWGLSRGTGSDPSRCPLRFAGQYFDAETGLHYNLRRYYDPATGRYLSPDPLGLSPAPDPHRYVLNPTRWIDPLGLKCQSSDIVPGGGLKAHEGETPWERGHTLRWHVGKSEPELIQRMTDNPKVHKSSSFRDRRTAERLISRTLRKRKSDIDAWLASSSIDPLEIDDRSRLIIGTSIRRKGLKVTKLREYRVVLQKDATMPTGYLIKTSFPGLPKPVSTP, from the coding sequence GTGGGGGATCCGTTCGTGCTGGGTGGGAGCCCGGCGGAGATCAGGGCGTCGGCGGCCGGCTGGAGCAGCTTCGCCGGCGCGACATCGACGGCGGCGGCCGACATCCGGCGGCTGGACGCCACCGAGTTCGCCGGTGACGAGGGCGATCTCTACCGGGAGCGGATGGACGCCGACCTCCCGCCGCGCCTGGAGACCACCGCCCAGGCCTGGACACTGGTCGCGGGTGCGCTGTCCGGCTACGCCGACCGGCTGGAGGAGTTCCAGGGCCGGCTGACCGGGCTGGTCGCCGATCGGGACGCCCAGCAGGCGCTGGTCGGTGCGGCCGAGGCGGATGTCGCCTCGGCGACGGCCGCCGACAGTGCTGCCGCTGCTGCTGACGCTGCTGACCCGCCCGGGTCGGATGCGCCGTACGTCTCCGGGACACCCGCCGCCACCGCCGATCTCGAAAGCTCCCGGGCCGTCCTGCAGCAGACCATCGACGCTGCCAACGGCGTGCAGGCCGAGCACTCGCTCGCCGTGCAGACCTGTGTGTCGGAGATCCGGAAGGCGCAGGACCTGCGGTTCGAGGAGCCACCCGGGTGGTTCGAGAGCCTGTGCGACTCGGTGTCCGACTGGGTGCGCGAGCGGATCGACGCGATCAAGGGCCTGTCGTCGCTGCTGAAGACGATCTCCGGGATCGCCGGGGTGCTGGCGCTGATCCCGATCTTCACCCCGATCGCCGGGCCCATCGCGCTGGCCACCGGCGCCGCCGCGGTCGCCATGGACGTCGGCGTCAAGGTGACCACCGGCGAGGGATCCTGGTCCCAGATCGGCCTGGATGCGCTGGGTCTCGTCCCGGGAGTGCGGGCGGCGAAGGCCGTGATGGCAGCGGATGTCGCGGTGACCGGGTACCAGGTGGCGACCGGTGAGGCGTCCCTGGCCGACCTGGCCATGGTGGTCGGGCTGGGTGCGCTCGGGGCGCGCGGAGGGTCGAAGGCGGGCGGTACCGGCGGCTCCGGAGCCGCGAAGTCCGGTGGTCCACGTGCGACGTCCGGTGGTGCGGGCGCGGGATCTGCTCCGGCTGGGTCCGCTCCGGCTGGGTCCGCGGCCGCAGGCGGGCGGGCAGGTGATGCCGGGCTCGGCTCGGCGAGCACCCGGATGCCGCTGCGCGGCCGCACCTGCGCGAGCGACCCGATCGACGTGGTCACCGGCGAGATGGTCATGCATCACGTCGATCTCGAGCTGCCGTCGGTGCTGCCGCTGGTGCTGGTCCGCACCCATCTGAGCTCCTACCGATGGGGCGGCGGATTCGGGCAGTCCTGGGCATCGACGCTGGATCAGCGCCTGCTGCCGCAGCCGGGCGACGACATGGTGCTGCTCACCGAGGACGGATCGGCCCTGCTCTTCGAGGGTGCCGCGGCGTTGCCGGCAAGCGGAGTCGTGGTGGCGCGCTGGGGATCCCGGCGGTGGGAGCTGCGTCGTGACGGTACCGGATGGCAGGTGCTCGACCCGGTCGAGTACATCACCCGATGGTTCGGCGAGAACCTGCTGCTGCATGCCATCACCGACGTCGTCGGCAACCGGATCGACTTCCGCCGGACGAGTGCCGGTCTGGTGTACGAGATCTCGCACTCCGGCGGGTACCAGGTCCTGGTCGCATCGGCGCACGGGCGCTACGAGTGGATCGGCCTGATCGACCCCGATTCCCCAGGCGGCATGGTCGATGTCGTCCGGTTCCAGCACGTCGCCGAGGGTGTCAGCGGGATCGTCAACTCCTCGGGACTGCCGCTGAAACTCAGCTACGACGCCGCCTGTCGGGTCACCGGCTGGGAGGACCGCAACGGCGTCTGGTACGCCTACGTCTACGACGAGGAGTCCCGCTGCGTCCGTACCTCCGGGCGGGAACAGCTGCTCTCCTACGGGTTCTCGTACGGCCTGGGCCGTACCACGGTCACCGATTCGACCGGCGCGGTCAGCCTGCACGAGTACAACGAGGACGGCCAGGTCGTGCGCACCGTCGACCCGATCGGACGGACCCGCAGCGCGCTGTACGACTCCTTCGACCGGGTGGTCACCGAAACCGATCCGCTGGGCCGCACCGTCCAGTACGTCCGCGACTCGCAGGGGCGGTTGCTGGAGCGGATCGAAGTGGACGGCAGCCAGGTGCGGATCGAGCGGGACGGCCACGGGCGGCCTGCCCGGCTCACCGACCAGGACGGCCGGGTCACCACCTTCGAGCACGACGACCTCGGCAATCTGCTGGTGGAGACCGGGCCCGGCGACGAGGTGACACGGCGGACCTATCGCTCCACCGGCGTGCCGGCGACCGAGACCGATGCACTCGGCGCGGTCACCGTGTTCGACAGCGACGCTGCCGGGCGACTCACCGGGATCACCGCACCGACCGGCGAGGTGACCCGGTTCGAACTCGACGCCTTCGGCCGGACCCGCCGGACGGTGCTGCCGGACGGCGGCGCCGAGATCCGCAGCTGGACGGTGGAAGGCCGGCTCGCTGCGTTGTTCGGACCGGACGGGTCGGTGCGCCGGTCGCGGTGGGACGCCGAGGGCAACCTGGTCGAGGAGATCGACGAGGTCGGCGCGGTCACCCGCTGGACCATCGGGATGCTCGACCTGCCGGTGTCGCGCACCGATCCGGACGGCGCGGTGTTCCGGTTCGAGTACGACACCGAGCTGCGGCTGACCGGTGTGGTCAACCCGGAGGGTCTGCGCTGGAGCTACGAGTACGACCCGGCCGGGCAGGTGGTCGCGGAGACCGACTTCAACGGCCGGCGTTGCACCTTCGCCTACGACGAGCTCGGCGAGCCGGTGCTGCGGCGCAACGCCTCCGGTCAGGAGGTGCGCTTCGAGCGCGACGAGCTGGGCCGGATCTCGGCGAAGTCGACCGATCAGGACACGATCCGGTTCGAGTGGAACGGGCGCGGCGACCTGATGGAGGCCGCCGGTGAGCACACCTCCACCCTGATCGGCCACGACGGCGATCTGGCGGTGGAGCTCACCGACGGGATGGAGCTGCTGGTCGGGTTCGACGCGGTCGGCGCGGTGTCCGCGCGGCGGCTGCCCTCCGGCCGCGAGACCTTCTGGACCTACGACCCGGCCGGCCGGGTAGCCGCGCTCTGCACCGGCGGCATCGACGTCACCTACTCCTACGACCGCGCAGGGCGGTCCATCCGGCGGGACTTCACCGGCGGGCTGACCGTGGTCGACGAACTCGATGCCGTCGGTGACTTGGTCGCGCAGCGGGCAGGGTCCCGGGACCCTGCCCCGGGCGGTGGTGCCGCAGGTCCGTGCGGGGTCGCTTCTGACGTCGATGGCCCGGTACCGGCCGGCAGCGAGGTGTTCCGTCAGCCTGCATTCGCATCCGAGGTGCCACTCGATGACGGACTGCCGGCCGGCGGCAACGCAGAGATCCGTGACCTGCGGATCCGGCGGCTGGCGGACGGCACCATGATCGGCTCCTCCGACCGGTCGGGGTCGCGGTCCTGGGAGCTCGACCCGGGTGGCCGGGTGGCGGTGGTCGGCGGCCCCTCGGGCCGGGAACGGTACGGCTACGACCCGTCCGGCAACGTCGTCACCGCCGATCTCGACGGCGTGACGGAGCGCCGCACCTACGACGGCACCCTGCTCACCAGGGCCGGCGACGTCGGGTACTCGTACGACGCCGACGGCCGGTTGATCTCCAAGCGCGATGTCCGGACCGGCGAATCGACCCATTTCGTCTGGGACGCCGACGACCAACTGATCCGGGTCGACCTGCCCGACGGCACCAGCTGGTTCTACAGCTACGACTGCATGTTCCGACGTCGCCGCAAGGAGCACCGGACGGCCGACGGGACCGTGCTCGAGGTCGTCCGTTTCGCCTGGGACGAGTTCCGCCTGATGGAGGAGATCCGCGAGGACGGCGTCACAGGCTGGGAGTACGACGACTGGACCCCGATCCTCCAGCACGAGACCGGTCCCGGTGGGGAGCAGCTCTTCGCCGTGCTGACCGACCTCGCCGGGTCACCGACCGCGCTGGTGACGGTCGACGGGCGGGAGGTCGTGTGGTCGTCCGACCCGACGCTGTGGGGTCTGTCCCGCGGCACCGGATCCGATCCGTCGCGGTGCCCGCTGCGTTTCGCCGGCCAGTACTTCGACGCCGAGACCGGCCTGCACTACAACCTCCGCCGCTACTACGACCCGGCCACCGGTCGCTACCTCTCCCCCGACCCCCTCGGCCTCTCCCCCGCGCCCGATCCCCACCGCTACGTCCTCAACCCCACCCGCTGGATCGACCCGCTCGGGCTGAAGTGCCAGTCCAGCGATATCGTTCCGGGCGGAGGTCTGAAAGCTCATGAAGGCGAGACTCCATGGGAGAGGGGACACACGCTAAGGTGGCATGTGGGGAAATCGGAACCTGAACTCATCCAGCGAATGACCGACAACCCGAAGGTGCACAAGTCGTCGAGTTTTCGTGATCGACGTACCGCGGAGCGACTGATCAGTCGCACCCTACGTAAGCGCAAGTCAGACATTGATGCTTGGCTCGCATCCTCATCCATCGATCCGCTAGAAATTGACGATCGCAGTCGATTGATTATCGGAACCTCGATAAGGAGGAAAGGGCTGAAGGTCACCAAGCTCCGAGAGTATCGAGTAGTTCTCCAGAAGGATGCAACGATGCCAACTGGGTACCTTATCAAGACATCATTCCCAGGGCTTCCGAAGCCAGTGTCAACTCCGTAG